In the genome of Stigmatopora nigra isolate UIUO_SnigA chromosome 7, RoL_Snig_1.1, whole genome shotgun sequence, the window GGAATTAACTTCATTGATTGGTATGATGAATAAAAACGAGGTGGGGGAATAAATTAACCAGGTTTTGCTGTGAAATTCAGGGAATTCAAGGATTTCCAGGAGTTCCAGGATCGCCTGGAGAGACGGGTGTCGGGGTACCAGGCCCTAAAGTACGTATTTAGAAATGAATTCTacatatcgtattttcacgactataaggcgcaccacattataaggggcaccctcaatgaatgaccatttttttcccatatataaggcgcactggattataaagcgcactggattataaagcgcactggattataaagcgcactggattataaggtgcactgtattattaggcgcactgtctattttggagaaaatttaagacttaagtgcgctttatagtggtgaaaatacggtaattgctattgacttccaggtatgaagcactcactcactacacagtcacctttagagccagccattgttgatgttttggattttttttgtctaaaatgttgcagtgggggaggagctatatgatggaagatcttgtaaactaagatggctgatctgcatatttaacaggattgtttcagttcagccgtttgtgtttttttaatatccgacagtggtttttcgtttttgttgttttccatatataaggcgcactggattataaggcgcactggattataaggcgcactgtctattttggagaaaatttacaacttttaagtgcgccttatagttgtgaaaatacagtactacaaATCTTGTTTAGATTGTTAAAATGGTTATAAGatttttgaggaaaaactgACCACTGACTGGACTTTGTTCAAGGGGGACGTAGGGGCCCATGGTCCACAAGGCATACCGGGTCAGCCAGGAGAGGACGGAACCCCAGGACAAAAGGTGCGACCAATCAGATGGTTGAATTCTTTCTTTCATCTCTAAGGACGGATTCCCATGCCCATTCCAATGAAGCTATCAATTAATTTAGTTCTCCTTCGTTAGGGGGACGTCGGGTATCCTGGGACGAGGGGACTGGATGGGAGTCCTGGTAAAGGTGTCCCAGGGGAGAAGGTGAATCTCTTGATTAAATTGTCTTCTTTAAATTAGACTTTTCAACATGAAAACTTTGCATTGCCTTTTTTTCAGGGAGCCAGAGGGGACCGAGGTTCCAGAGGCCAGTCCGGGGCTCTTGGTCCCGTGGGGCCAGAGGGTCCAAAAGTAAGGACTGACTTCTGAAGAAGTCACCACGGGTATTTTGGGCTCAATTCTGGTGTTTTTTATAACCAGGGGGATCCTGGATTTGTTGGGCCACCTGGTACACCTGGAAAACCGGGGTTAGGACTACTGGGACCCAAGGTAAGACCACTGGAGACCTTGATTTACGAGTTTTGACTTTAATTGCCTTGTCTGTTCAGGGAGATCCAGGTCCACAAGGTCTCCCTGGAGCTGTGGGAGAACCCGGAAGGGGTCCAACTGGACCCAAGGTGAGATTCTGGACCGGTCTTCGATTGGGAGTCTAGGTCCTGACTATCTGGTTTGTTTTGAAGGGGGATAGAGGGCCGAGCGGACCTTCGGGACTACCTGGAGATAAAGGCCAAGGTTTTCCAGGTCCAGCGGTAAGGATCAAAGTCCAAAATCGGAACCAAGGCTATGCAAATTTTCACCTGGCCTAAATCTTGGTTTTAGGGTCCTCCAGGGCGACCTGGATTGACGGGAGAAACTGGAGCAGATGGTGTAGGCCTACCGGGGGCAAAGGTACACATTGAAGTACAGAAGTACTGAAAGGATAAAGGCTTGAAGCCAAGTTTGATTTGAATCCAGGGAGACCGCGGACTGGTTGGACCTTCTGGACCAGTGGGACCACCGGGAATAGGACTACAGGGTCCAAAGGTAGACCTTAAGTACACTTTAAGATCTGCACCTCTGAAAAATATAAAGTTTTTGCCTTGAAACTGCAGGGTTCCACAGGTATGATAGGACCTCCAGGTCCACAAGGACCTCCAGGAGAGGGCATCCAAGGACAAAAGGTACAAGTTGTGGACTCTAAATTCTAACCAATCATTGGTTAAGTGAAAATACTGCTATTCCTCCTACAGGGGGAGCCTGGATTTCAAGGGATCCCTGGACCAAGGGGTCCTGTTGGTGTTGGACTACAGGGCGATAAGGTACTTGGGTCTTAACTTCTCTTGGTGGATTACTGGGACAACCTTCCTCATGAGTTGGATGCGGCCATTCTCTCTACAGGGGGACAGGGGTATTCCGGGTGACAAAGGGAAAAAGGGAGACGGAGGCACGGCTGGGGAACCGGGGGCTGTTGGACCACCGGTATGTAATTTGGTGGTTCTTTCTTCAGTTTTGGAGTTTTTACAAAGGGGAACAAGTTCCGAAGAATGGGACTATATGGGTCAAGTCCAATCTGTGCAGTTttttatagtcttttttttcagggttgTCCTAACAAGGTCTGAAAGGAACTTTTTGGACTAATCCTTTTTAAATTGCAGGGCAAAGACGGCCATAAAGGAGAACCTGGACTTACGGTAAGTGGGATTCTGTCCTAATAACTTGTTTTACAATCTATTTTTGGGAGGTTTTGTCCTTGAAAAAAGGTTTAGTTATTTTTCGGTGTCAAATTAGCTAAGAGGGACAGTCCAGTACCTGAGTGGTAAGTGTGTCGGTCTCACAatgggggatctgggttcaaatcctggtcaagaccacctgtatggagtttgcatgtttgccctgggcctatgtgggtttcagtttcctcccacgttccaaagacatgcatggtaggctgataggaCCCTTGAAATCAGCCTTAGCAGTGATTGGTTGCCCTTTtctctccttgtggcctgtgattggctgtccacaaACCTTGAAACTACCCTCATTCatgaaaacttgtttttttgtgttgggcAGAGGGAAGAAATCATCCAAATTGTGCGGTCCATCTGCAGTAAGTCCTCATGATCCATTCTGGGTCTCGATTGGGTTCACCTCAGAGTTTCTTGTCGAAGGTTGCGGGTTGGAGTGCCGCCAGAACCCCCTGGAACTGGTCTTCGTCATCGACAGCTCCGAGAGCGTTGGCCCCGACAACTTTGAGGCGGTTAAAGACTTCGTCAGCGCCCTAGTGGACCGTGCCTCGGTGGGCCGGGACACCACACGGGTGGGCGTGGTGCTCTACAGCCATGTggacgtggtggtggtgggtttGGGCCAGGATGCGTCACGGGACCAGGTCAAAGCGGCTTTGCGTTCAATGACCTATGTGGGCGAGGGTACTTTCACTGGAAGCGCCGTTCGGCGGGCCAACGCGCTCTTAAGGGCGGCCCGGCCGGGGGTCCGGAAGGTGACGGTGGTCATCACGGATGGTCAAGCCGACCAGAGGGACTCTGTCAGTCTGGAGAGCGCCGTGGCCGAGTCCAGGGCCGCCGGAATCGAGACTTTTGTGATCGGGGTGGTCAATTCCAGTGAACCACTTTTCGGACAGGTCAAAAGGGAGCTGGATTTTATGGCCTCGGAACCGGATGAAGACCATGTGTACCTGATTGATGACTTCAAGACATTGCCAGGTTCTGGGCTAGATGTTTTGGGTTGGGGGCGGGGCTagatggttttggttgggggtgggggtggttaGATGCTTTTGGTTGGGGGTGGGGCGGGGATAGATGCTTTTGGTTGCGGGTGGGGCGTGGCTAGATGCTTTTGGTTGGGGGTGGGGCCTGTTTTAAGTCCACATTGATGGTTTCTTTCTTCGTTATGTGTCGATTTTAAGCCCTGGAGAAGAAACTACTGAGCCATATCTGTGAAGACAATACCGGCTTTCTGTGGAGCGCCATCCCAAGTGGAGGATCTTCTTCAGTTCTTGGTAGTGACTTCAGGGAGCCTCCCCGGACTGGGGGTACCGTGGCGGGGGACTTTGGTCGGGTTCAGTCCACGGTAAGGATGTTTTTGGCTTCTTGGTTATTAAATGCTGTTCTGTAAATTTGCCAAATGTGGATGATATCTTCTGGAAATAGACCAATGGGTTTCAAAATGGGGttcttcaaaacaaaatggaggaCTCCCAGGTCTGTTTTCAggaaattcagacttttttgtgAATCTTCTTATGGTAGGAATGTCTACCAAATTTCATGTGGAGGGATTTAAGCGGTTTGGTTCTTTTAAAGACTGGAACAGTTCAAATTGAacatttgagccaaaatggctgactttgtGACTTTTATGTGGGCCAGCAGCCCGTCCCCCCAGTGCCCTATCCTGACAGACAAGCGACCAGTCCCCCACCAAACCCGGAGGAGTGGAAACCTCCAATTTTGGATAGGATGCACTTGAGAGCGGACGGCAGGCCCATGCGACACCAGGCTCGCTCGGGATTGGTCGGTCCCACCGCGCCAACCCCGGAGACGCCCATCACAACTCAACGTGCCAGCCCGGGTATTCcttatgcttaaaaaaaaaacaaatacaagccTCATAAACATATGTATGAGTAAAacggtaaaaatgttttttttgtccaagtaGAGAGGTGCACGGCACCCCTGGATCCAGGTCCGTGCCGGGAATACACGATGCGCTGGTACTACGACTCGGAAGCCAACGCCTGTGCTCAGTTCTGGTTTGGCGGTTGTCATGGCAACGACAACCAGTTTGAAAGCGAGAAGTCGTGCAAGCAAACCTGCGTACGCCTTTGAATCAAGCGGACTTgtcaattctttaaaaaaaaatgatgtctgtAACATTACGtacttgaacatttttaaacactaacttttttttactttatatttttttaagttccgTGTCATATATTTGACTTTTACTGTTAATGGcatgaataaatgttatttttgaatCCTTCTTGtcacacatttgttttaaaaaaaatacctagctaaaataacaaaatataaatacctatgaagttatttttctgaatttcaaatttaaatttgttttataaaaGTGGGAAGTTTAGTCATAGTTTagttttttcatgattttaacAACAAtacttactaaaaaaaatagaaaaataaatagtgtTTGCTAAAATCAAATATCACATActgaatattaatatataaaattcatACATTAATcccaaaatatattaatataaaaggacatgcatacatgtatttatatatacatttatatacgtatatgtataaatgtggatatacacatgtatatatgtgtatatatacatatatataggtatatatgtgtatatatacacctatatatatgtatatatgtatatatatacacatatatatatgtatgtgtatatatacatatatctacacatacatacacatacgtacacatatataatatattgatACAATACTATAATATGGCTGTCATACTTTCTCCATCTACATATTCAGAAAATATTAATtccatttacatttttgaaCACAGTCTGTCATCCATAGTGGAGTTTAAATTGAATATGAGTGACTCAAGCTGCTGTCAGTATTCATAAACATCTCTTGAGGAAAGTCAAATTAAATGACTGACACTTAATGAAGGGAGCCAAGTCAAttgactttgtgtgtgtgtgtgtgtgtgtgtatgtgtgtatgtgtgtgtgggtgtgtgtgtgtgtgtgtgtgtgcaatttATTACGCATGGAGGTAAACACTCGAACCGTGTAGAGAAACGAGACGCGGTCACGAGCTATCGAAGCATCAAAAGACGattttaaaagtgttaaaagtGTTGCAAATGAAGCGGAATTCAAGCAAGATGCTGAAAGTTGCCCTTTTGTTTCTCCTGTTGGCAAACGTTGTTTGTTTGGATGTTGGCGAGTGCACAAATCAGGTAAGAAGGGTCATTTTGTATTTGATGGGGGAATTTAGTGTAATagaattttgagtttttttcctaAAAGGTGAAATGTGCAGAGTCCAATTGGATTGGGACTATTTTGACGAGGATGGCCAAAAAAGCACCGCCGCTGAGATTTGTCGGGAAAAATGCAGGTGAGTTAATTATCTCGAGTCAGGGGGTGCCAAGCTTGTTCATATTAgagaatttttttgtaattatttgggTTTCATTCAAGCACAATTCATGATATTAGATGTTCTTTTAAGATagtgttgtatttttaaaaaaagtatttttagtttttgtttttgtattgaatttttaatgaagatttttcttaaaattgaccaaattatttagttttatttaacattattcATTTGGTAGTAAATAggattattttgtaaataattcctttgttaaatggaaataaaaaaacatttgatgatcatttttacatttattttatttttttaattagaaaaaagggccaaaaatattttttgagctAAATAAGTGTGGGAAAATAAATAtagtttgtttaaaaacaatgtttaacgttaaaaaggaatacaaaaataaacgtAAATATCTTtacttgtcatttttatttcatttacacAATTTTTCTATTAGTTtggattaaaaagtatttttaaatgaaggaaTTAAGAGGAAAGAaaccaaaataaatataagtTAATATTCTCcaatttctggactataaaaatgtcatattatGGAAAAACGTGAcaatatttgtattgtttttttaatttttatttttacacaaaatgatgctatGAATGTGATAGCTTGACACCCCTGACCCGAGtctaacataatttaaagtcCTAATTTTAATTCAAACAATCTCCCCACTAAAGGCACAAGAAGTCGGGCTGCACGCAAACGTAAGCTAACACATCATCATAAAAGTAatgtaaatctaaaaatacctTGTATATATCTTGACTtggttcttttctttcttcaatTGGCAGTCCAGCGGTTTCAAACCTTTGTCGGTCTGATGGGCAAAAGAAGCTGaagaggaagaataaagaaaaaaacaaaaatattcaacaataGCGTCAAAAATACTaagcatgttttacataatGGCCACTACAGGAAACTTCATAACTTTACTGTAGTACTTTAAgttgtatatttttagtttgtgaTGTCCAACTTACAAGTATGGTAGAGTAGTGACATCTAGGGGTGGGGTGAAGACCTGCAACAAGTGACGTCATTGTTCTATACAtattgggatgaaaaaaagtacgTTAGTATTTATATTCGAATTTAATATTGTTACTCTATACAAGTTTGACTGTtattttaatgggaaatataAATTTGTTCATGTGAAATTATCttcattaattattatttggTAAAAAATAGTTAaggatttctttaaaaaaatactaacaatTAAAATCCAactatttttcaaaaagaaatacaGATTGCAAATACTTGCTTAATCATTAAAACAATGTAATTACATTAGTTCCGGTACAATTATTTAAATGACGTTATTAAAATTAACtaataaaaatatgcattttataaatataagaatttaaaaatatcaacttgttaaaattaccaaaaaaatataacaaaaacatttgcctAGTatgattttgtgtcaaaaagtaCTATTAACAttcaaaactacaaaaagtatataaaaaataattaaattagatagaaaaatgtgttgtcaaaagttttgagacacaACACCATTGAGTCAAATGACaaagtgtctcaaaacttttgataTGAACTCATTCATTGCCGTTGAGTTCACTGTCACTTGAAAAAATCGTCCCTTTTCACGTCCTCCCTACAAAACAAAGTCAATCACATGATCACAGGTTTATTAAGTGACTTTGtacaatacaaatgaaaaataacattaaaaatacaagaTGGAGTACATAGCCAAAaagcaaataaagaaaataataaagaaaaaaaaggtgttgaCTCTTCATTTCCCACTGGCATTTGAACGCAGCGTGACTGaaatattttcaggttttttcgTGATCTCAATTTCCTATTTTTTGattacaaaacaatataaacaGTGAACGCGAGAGCTTTCGCGTTTTGTCggcgttatttttttatttcttcttctacACGTACAAAAGCTGGCCTTACTTTAGCTGGCTcggtaaatatatttatatagaaaaataaaactaacGTGGAATATAATACTTTGAACATCGTATAAAGGGTGGTCCGATGGAAAAACGCGTCAAAATGGCGAgggtgggaggaaaaaaattcgTTTATTATATacggaaaacaaaaaaaataactattatttGGCGAAAAAGGcccaaattgtattttattgccGTTTTTTTCATCATTCACAAACTGTGAATGAGGTCGGGGGCGGGGCTATGGGCGTGGCTAGGGGGCGGAGCGCAGCAGGAAGGGGCCGGGCCAGTATTAACAATAATAAGAACAACaccgataataataataataataataataattgtaatataaaGGGTTTggcctttgtttttgttttttttgctaatgtGTAGATTTTACTGTTGTTAAGGTAAACACGTTCTTCAAGGATGACCAATCCCGAGGCGACAAACACTGGAAGAAAGAGGAAGAtggaaagggggaggggctacgGTTGGTCTTACTTGTGGGAGGGGCGTCAGTGCCCTGAgcggcaaatattggcaaaccgAACTAAGCGGACGCGAGGCGTTCCggggtggggggcggggggtgaCTGTCTCTTTAAAAGATCTTGCCtttctttttgttcttctcCAGAGTTCTGAGgaagacaaaatacatttttgttcaaatattaTGCAATATTTGTTTGGACTTTAAGGAATTTCTTGACTGGCATTGATGatggcagctttttttttaattttttattttgatttcttaTTTGTCAGTTTTGTTGAAGGCGCCCAATCCCAATTTGATGGGACGTCTAGAACGAAATTATTggcaaatttgatttatttgtcaGTTTTGTTGAAGGTGACCAATCCCAATTTGATTGGACACAGAACTAAgtgattagcaaaaaaaaatcttgtcagTTTTGTGGAAGGCGACCAAtcccaaattgattggacgtctagaacTAAATAATTGGCAATTTTGATCTCttatttgtcagtttttttgaAGGAGACCAATCCCAATTTGATTGGACACAGAACTAaatcagcacaaaaaaaattcttgtcAGTTTTGTTGAAGGCGACCAATCTCAATTTGACTGGATGTAGAAAACTAAATAATAGgcaaaaaatcttgtttttgttgaagGTGACCAATCCCAATTTGATTGGACACCGAGATCTAAATAATtagcaaaaaatgttttctcattCTTCAGTGGTTGAAGGCGACCAATCAATCCcaatttgattggacatcttGAACTAAATAATTagcaaaatattaattgttgAGAGATTGTTAACTAAAATAATCCAATTCAATTTTGATAATTTTTGAAGCGATCATTGTAAAAATGgtctcatttatttttagtcattttaattatttaaaaaaggaataaagttGAGTGACTTTGAtgctatttgtttatttttccttttttttgtcacccACCTGGAGGCCTCCAATTTCTGCTGCTCCAGGCGCTGCTGGGCCTCCCAATGGGCTCGTTCCTCCTCAAAGACACGCCTCTTCTCTTCCAGCTCCTTGTGCTGCGCCTCCAGGTTCTTCTTCATCTGCTCGTGGCGTCGTTGAAGCTGCAAAAGcggtacaaaaaaatgtcaaggcacggacaaaaaaaaaagtcaatataaaTGGGCGCCAGATCGTCACCTCCGCTTCAGAGTCTTTGAGTTTCTGCACTTTCTCCTTGACTTTCATCTCAAAGACCTGCTCCATTTCCATCTCCATCTTCTTCATCTTGGTCACGTGCTCCCGCCGTTCCTCCTCCATTTGGGCCAGAGGACTCCTAAACGAGAATTAGTGTCGTCAACGACTGGACTTTTtggggatgattttttttggggggggtgttCATGCGCACAGATGACAGGTAGGGGGCAGCAGGGGTAGAGAAAGGAGAATTGGCATGCTCTTCCGGGGTGTGCACATATTCACATTGAGTGGATAACGGTTTGATTGGAtgtgttaaaatgaaaatatatattaatgggGGATAATATTAGGGGAGAAATATTGCTGATGTGATTTTCCAGGTGCTTTAATTCAGTAAATTTACTTGTTTTCCTTTCTGTGAATGtataaaatgaagttttttgtgtgtattttttttaaacaatacaaGATGTATAAAATACGTTTttggtgtacttttttttttttaaacaatacaaaatacacCTTTTCATATTCTGACTATACTTGACGGgtgtttttacaaatttaaatttaagaaattataatggaataaaaaagtattttgtattttaagtaAGTAATAACTAAATATGGCTTATCACTAGTGCAAATGAAATGGATACTTGACTACATAAGCTGTAAACATAATACtgtatttccacgactataaggcgcacttaaaaggcttaaattttctccaaaatagacagagcgccttataatacagtgcgccttatatttgaaaaaatgtgtcattcattgagtgtgcgccttatagtgcagtgcgccttatagtcttgaaaatacaatACTAGTTTTTagactaaaataaacaaaaaaaagtgttatattTTTGTAGTCAATATTACGATATACTAATactagatttaaaaataatacaatgatACTGTTTAACcaatttgaattgaaaatactacattttcttCCTTCACTATAATTGAACATCTCTACCTGACTTTGACACAAATTAATACCATTGTAATACACTGAGTAACAAAAAGTACAATTCTTGTATTCATAGTCAAGTAAATCATGTCTAAAACTAACTCTAAAATATGTGCACCCCCACTTTAACCACAATAGCCAAGCCACCGACCAATGCCCCATTGTCCATTGGACAAGCCGCGTGATACATTGGCGCCACGCCCAGAAACGGGAGGCGACCGCCAGCTGGCCGCCGAGCGCACGGCGGCCAAACCCAGAGGGAACAATAAAggaatgaaagagagaaaaaggtgtgggtaaaaccaataaaaataaaagtgaaagaacaaaaaaataatgaccacTTACATTCCTTCAACTGCgtcaagtctaaaaaaaaaagacgacacaaaacacacacacagggcatgCGGTGATGAGCTCATGCACTAAAAAAAGTGTGTCGCACATCGCGTGTTAGGAGTTGTAGTTTTAGCTTAGCGTGTTAGCGCTTAGTGGCTAAATCTAGCAATTGTACAGTGAGTCAGTGTGTTGTGATGTCAGTGTCGGCACTTGACGTCCAATCGGTTTAAAGTGTGCAAATGGACTGGACGTCAACGGCAGCAGATGAGCTAACTAGTCCATTGGGTGATtatttttgacatgttttggtCAATTTGCTGGTGTGTAAATCATGTTTTAATTGTAGTCAAAAACTATGCATTGAGAAAATTTTATAATAGATAGatagtaaataataaataggtTTTAGGTGATTTTCTAGGTtgtaattcaatttaatttttgaatgattttttttacatagctaaattctttttcatttttcagttttagtgAAGGCGACCAATCCAAATAGGATTGGATGCGGAACTAAATAattagcaaaaacatttttccttatTTGTCAGTTTTGTTGAAGGCGACCAGTCCCAATTTGATTGgacataaaaaactaaataattagcatttttttcttatttttcagttttgttgAAGGCGACCAGCCCCAATTTGATTGGACGTAGAGAACTAAATAATTAGCACAGTTGTCAGTTTTGttggtttaaaaatgaattacaatatttattcttttatttaattaagtcaaaatatttttctgctttttttatataaagaaatatttaaaaaatttacTGTTTATTTGTATTGGCTGTTAAGGGACCCTTCAGATTATAGCACCCcaacttttttggtcaaaattgaAGACAAAAACCAAAATGTATCGACTATCGAAGGAATTGTCATTAATTTGATATCCTACTAGTGGTCAATTAGTGAAATTAGCAGTCCTAAAATAATGGCGTATGTCTTACTTGGTGGACAGTTGTCCTTTAGCCCTGTTGTTCTCCACGCCATTGTAGGTGACGGCAGCTAGCTTCCTGCTGCGGTAGTTCTCGTAGTGGACGTTGTTGGTCACGTCCTTCAAGTCCTGCATGTGAGTCCTGTGTGGATGACAAGCCTATTTTGAGCACTCGCGTCCAATCGTGGCCATTTTCTGAAATAGCGTCCAAACAAACGTACCTGATGAGCATGTCTCGGAGGATGGTAAAGTCGCAGTGGTCGCTGTTCTCCACTAGGGGGCAAAACAAATCCATCAATAtaggaataataaaaaaaatgggtgaattaattttttttatagttttgttCAGGCAAAATGGTGTCAGacttttatgtgggctggaattttttttagatataatatttagtttttttttaataaagggattaaaagaactggattaaaaaccctgaatatttagtttttattatagatctaaaacaatgtgtattttaggttttttttttatatatatttttagattttacaaaatgatttttgaaccaaaaacacagaaaaaaatggatacaaaatctatactcttcattttaatttgatcccatAACAGAAAGTTGGCCGcctttcccgggccgcataaaatgatgcggcggtccagacttggcccccgggccgccactttgacatctatTTTATTTAGTAAAAATCAGTTCATTAGCGGGTCATGAGGAAAATGGCAAAATGCTCTAAAATTGTCAGTTAATGCAATTAATGAAGAATGTTAAAATGTTGTGcctatttctgtttttttgaccCTCTGGGAGACATTTTTCACCATTTGTTGGGGTTAAAATCTCAATAGTGGGTCAGCAATGCTCTCTTTGTGTGTTGATTAAGTGTagagaaatgaaaaaataaaaatggaaacaatCCAAACCTTCTGCAACCCCCCAAGGGTACTGTCGTCCTCTGACACGCTTGCTGTTCACCTCGATGATGGTGTTGCTACCCACCACGGCTAATGGCAGCTTGTCCTGCAAATGACATTTACATCACTATTATGCCACAAACATCCCATTTTCTaaaccacaaacaaaaatggcagGACCTAGCACCGTTTTTGCATGTGTATAGATGAGTCATGTGCGGTATTCATATTAATAGGacataaaaaatatgttgttttgtaTTATGATAAC includes:
- the col28a1b gene encoding collagen, type XXVIII, alpha 1b; protein product: MEGCKLAWILLLLGASLRGMDGQRRNGRRNNYKMYEHGQNGGACSLDVVFILDSSESAKIFLFEKQKAFVLGFSTRLSALQVAGRTPAVRMAALQYSSSVSVERRFSDWTDLDAFQGGVSVMSYIGHGTYTTYAVGNATQLLAAESPRDAVRVAVLMTDGADHPRNPNVAAAAIRAKELGVKVFAVGLSDTARRGENSAKLRAVASTPARQFVQSLQDPQLEKKLLREMGEVVLQECTETEACGCESGAPGPSGVQGRKGDPGHRGPPGSKGARGEHGVDGPPGSHGLQGRSGYHGSKGERGDCGPPGLKGDQGLQGLLGPQGPKGKQGELGPPGEVGPEGRHGQKGDRGPSGNPGPPGDFAIGFPGAKGEKGNPGRPGPTGPVGIGEPGLPGSIGPPGIRGNPGLPGEGFPGPKGDRGFEGPRGSRGLPGIGYKGEKGNLGPLGPPGPPGVPGIGIQGEKGDQGTPGPIGPRGGPGLGIQGLKGIQGFPGVPGSPGETGVGVPGPKGDVGAHGPQGIPGQPGEDGTPGQKGDVGYPGTRGLDGSPGKGVPGEKGARGDRGSRGQSGALGPVGPEGPKGDPGFVGPPGTPGKPGLGLLGPKGDPGPQGLPGAVGEPGRGPTGPKGDRGPSGPSGLPGDKGQGFPGPAGPPGRPGLTGETGADGVGLPGAKGDRGLVGPSGPVGPPGIGLQGPKGSTGMIGPPGPQGPPGEGIQGQKGEPGFQGIPGPRGPVGVGLQGDKGDRGIPGDKGKKGDGGTAGEPGAVGPPGKDGHKGEPGLTREEIIQIVRSICSCGLECRQNPLELVFVIDSSESVGPDNFEAVKDFVSALVDRASVGRDTTRVGVVLYSHVDVVVVGLGQDASRDQVKAALRSMTYVGEGTFTGSAVRRANALLRAARPGVRKVTVVITDGQADQRDSVSLESAVAESRAAGIETFVIGVVNSSEPLFGQVKRELDFMASEPDEDHVYLIDDFKTLPALEKKLLSHICEDNTGFLWSAIPSGGSSSVLGSDFREPPRTGGTVAGDFGRVQSTQPVPPVPYPDRQATSPPPNPEEWKPPILDRMHLRADGRPMRHQARSGLVGPTAPTPETPITTQRASPERCTAPLDPGPCREYTMRWYYDSEANACAQFWFGGCHGNDNQFESEKSCKQTCVRL
- the LOC144199148 gene encoding septin-7 isoform X2 gives rise to the protein MVVGESGLGKSTLINSLFLTDLYSSEYPGPSHRIKKTVQVEQSKVLIKEGGVQLLLTIVDTPGFGDAVDNSNCWQPIIDHIDSKFEDYLNSESRVNRRQMPDSRIHCCLYFIAPSGHGLKPLDIEFMKRLHEKVNVIPLIAKADTLTPEECQQFKKQIMREIQEHKIKIYEFPETDDEEENRLVKKIKDKLPLAVVGSNTIIEVNSKRVRGRQYPWGVAEVENSDHCDFTILRDMLIRTHMQDLKDVTNNVHYENYRSRKLAAVTYNGVENNRAKGQLSTKSPLAQMEEERREHVTKMKKMEMEMEQVFEMKVKEKVQKLKDSEAELQRRHEQMKKNLEAQHKELEEKRRVFEEERAHWEAQQRLEQQKLEASRTLEKNKKKGKIF
- the LOC144199148 gene encoding septin-7 isoform X1, which produces MVVGESGLGKSTLINSLFLTDLYSSEYPGPSHRIKKTVQVEQSKVLIKEGGVQLLLTIVDTPGFGDAVDNSNCWQPIIDHIDSKFEDYLNSESRVNRRQMPDSRIHCCLYFIAPSGHGLKPLDIEFMKRLHEKVNVIPLIAKADTLTPEECQQFKKQIMREIQEHKIKIYEFPETDDEEENRLVKKIKDKLPLAVVGSNTIIEVNSKRVRGRQYPWGVAEVENSDHCDFTILRDMLIRTHMQDLKDVTNNVHYENYRSRKLAAVTYNGVENNRAKGQLSTKLDAVEGMSPLAQMEEERREHVTKMKKMEMEMEQVFEMKVKEKVQKLKDSEAELQRRHEQMKKNLEAQHKELEEKRRVFEEERAHWEAQQRLEQQKLEASRTLEKNKKKGKIF